In Halobaculum limi, one DNA window encodes the following:
- a CDS encoding plastocyanin/azurin family copper-binding protein — MKRRDFMRQAGGATAALGAGTAATAGTATAQEGGGGGQQPDFGGYTDGAEGGEYLDARGQSEVTVDVGGGGGLAFLPTDLWIDTGTTVTFEWSSDGHNVIFEETPSDASVSGHEPLEGSGFSFEVTFDTGGIYKYYCDPHKSLGMLGAIAVGSEVPTVATGGGGPKELHELGVAIQAHWVGAATILGIIMSVIFTFYLVKYGESAHTGTGR, encoded by the coding sequence ATGAAGAGGCGGGACTTTATGCGACAGGCCGGTGGCGCCACGGCCGCCCTCGGGGCGGGTACGGCCGCGACGGCCGGCACCGCTACAGCCCAGGAAGGCGGTGGCGGCGGGCAGCAGCCCGACTTCGGCGGCTACACCGACGGCGCCGAGGGCGGCGAGTATCTCGACGCCCGCGGTCAGTCCGAAGTGACCGTGGACGTCGGCGGCGGCGGGGGCCTCGCGTTCCTGCCGACCGACCTGTGGATCGACACCGGGACGACCGTCACGTTCGAGTGGTCCTCCGATGGCCACAACGTCATCTTCGAGGAGACGCCCTCCGACGCCTCCGTGAGCGGGCACGAACCGCTCGAGGGGTCGGGATTCTCCTTCGAGGTGACGTTCGACACCGGTGGCATCTACAAGTACTACTGTGACCCCCACAAATCGCTGGGGATGCTCGGCGCTATCGCCGTCGGCAGCGAAGTGCCGACTGTCGCGACCGGCGGTGGCGGACCGAAAGAACTCCACGAACTGGGCGTCGCGATCCAGGCACACTGGGTCGGGGCGGCGACCATCCTCGGCATCATTATGAGCGTGATATTCACGTTCTATCTGGTGAAGTACGGGGAGTCCGCACACACAGGGACGGGGAGATAA
- a CDS encoding DUF7319 domain-containing protein, with protein MTDAADESPTVDADAASEDAAGDEDVSIEALRAEVEEKYDFDNFGPADMAEMTAAEWEAAFDPDSWITGRDLLDRVEKDLRNRIASREVFAVLDRREDPPTVVAYSDEGWAVVYEDGSVEGEGTVLRDVKPTVALCSMDSYEVREPPEEYELPTPEEVQSGTGEFGNLMIQAVAAMQLLGGLGLIGAWLFLNVETIVAPVAGGFFLLIGVFLFAVVANARLSDRFRAEEYRDRLRAAGIVEGGGEAEFVPFEEVAEEALAAALEEREPTAGSEVTADGSAGESVRGTSDETDG; from the coding sequence ATGACCGACGCCGCCGACGAGTCGCCCACCGTCGACGCGGACGCCGCCAGCGAGGACGCGGCGGGCGACGAGGACGTGTCGATCGAGGCGCTGCGTGCCGAGGTCGAAGAGAAGTACGACTTCGACAACTTCGGTCCGGCGGATATGGCCGAGATGACCGCCGCCGAGTGGGAGGCGGCGTTCGACCCCGACTCGTGGATCACCGGACGCGACCTCCTCGACCGCGTCGAGAAAGACCTCCGCAACCGCATCGCCTCCCGAGAGGTGTTCGCCGTGTTGGACCGCCGTGAGGACCCGCCCACCGTCGTCGCCTACTCCGACGAGGGGTGGGCGGTCGTCTACGAGGACGGGAGCGTCGAGGGCGAGGGGACCGTCCTGCGCGACGTGAAGCCGACGGTGGCGCTGTGTTCGATGGACTCTTACGAAGTGCGCGAACCACCCGAGGAGTACGAACTGCCGACGCCCGAGGAGGTACAGTCGGGGACCGGCGAGTTCGGCAACCTGATGATCCAGGCGGTCGCCGCGATGCAGTTGCTCGGCGGCCTTGGTCTCATCGGGGCGTGGCTGTTCCTCAACGTCGAGACCATCGTCGCGCCGGTCGCGGGGGGCTTCTTCCTCCTCATCGGCGTGTTCCTGTTCGCGGTCGTCGCGAACGCGCGGTTGTCCGACCGCTTCCGTGCCGAGGAGTACCGCGACCGCCTCCGTGCGGCGGGCATCGTCGAGGGCGGCGGCGAGGCGGAGTTCGTCCCGTTCGAAGAAGTCGCAGAAGAGGCACTCGCGGCCGCACTCGAAGAGCGAGAACCGACTGCGGGGAGTGAGGTCACAGCCGACGGCTCAGCCGGCGAATCTGTTCGAGGGACGAGCGACGAAACCGACGGATAG
- a CDS encoding cupredoxin domain-containing protein: protein MGQKPTHPNGQSRRTVMKAIGLGAGLSAVGGTAAAQSGYRGVPAQVDEDDESGGNGTGTVHDVETIIRGPPTAAGRPADFFYRPTGLHIDPGDVIRFVFTTPDHNVVSYHPAYGMRRRVPLGVDAFSSPLLGWTPESIPGDMVDPPAEGGEGGEGEESGGSDGGPQPDTWLHSFDVPGVYDLVCSPHEGFGMAMRVVVGDVTDAPFETSDPNALPEPRIGPVGLARVTLTDPALQPSAIVEAGTVDWDDLEAVQSGGSGGGDGSGGNGGDGSGGNGGDGEDSDGDGSDGGGSGDD, encoded by the coding sequence ATGGGACAGAAACCGACCCATCCGAACGGACAGTCGCGCCGTACCGTGATGAAAGCCATCGGCCTCGGCGCGGGCCTGTCTGCGGTCGGCGGCACCGCCGCGGCGCAGTCGGGCTATCGGGGCGTCCCTGCACAGGTCGACGAGGACGACGAGAGCGGTGGCAATGGCACGGGGACAGTACACGACGTCGAGACGATCATTCGCGGACCGCCGACCGCCGCCGGCCGTCCCGCCGACTTCTTCTACCGACCGACCGGCCTCCATATCGATCCTGGCGACGTGATCCGATTCGTGTTCACCACCCCGGACCACAACGTCGTGTCGTACCACCCGGCGTACGGGATGCGTCGCCGCGTCCCACTCGGCGTCGACGCCTTCTCCTCGCCGCTTCTGGGCTGGACGCCAGAGTCGATTCCCGGTGATATGGTGGACCCACCCGCGGAGGGCGGCGAAGGCGGCGAGGGCGAGGAGTCGGGTGGATCGGACGGTGGCCCACAACCGGACACCTGGCTCCACAGTTTCGACGTTCCTGGCGTCTACGACCTCGTGTGTTCACCGCACGAAGGATTCGGGATGGCGATGCGCGTCGTCGTCGGCGACGTGACGGACGCTCCGTTCGAGACGAGCGACCCGAACGCGCTTCCGGAACCCCGCATCGGTCCGGTCGGCCTCGCGCGGGTGACGCTCACCGACCCTGCGTTACAGCCGTCGGCCATCGTCGAGGCTGGGACCGTCGACTGGGACGACCTCGAAGCGGTACAGTCGGGCGGGTCCGGCGGTGGCGACGGGAGCGGTGGGAACGGTGGCGACGGCAGTGGTGGGAACGGTGGCGACGGGGAGGACAGCGACGGTGACGGGAGCGACGGCGGCGGCAGCGGCGACGACTGA
- a CDS encoding DUF7321 family protein, translating into MLSDGTVATIAAGMVTASLPFYLYGAWIMVGRERSHVTWDLLVRHLKVILPGLVLNTIPVVFWMAPRLLDQFGGITALHAFLGLQAYALLAFGLTGIVRIFQVKRDADLYDVEDPDTDLNDLHENMAAWRGRLRIGVFGYVLFWFLAYAVGLYRYYGQYIAA; encoded by the coding sequence ATGCTCTCGGACGGAACGGTGGCGACGATTGCGGCGGGGATGGTGACTGCCAGCCTCCCGTTCTACCTCTACGGCGCGTGGATTATGGTCGGACGAGAACGGTCGCACGTCACCTGGGACCTCCTCGTCCGCCACCTCAAGGTGATCCTCCCGGGCCTCGTCCTCAACACCATCCCGGTCGTCTTCTGGATGGCTCCCCGCTTGCTCGACCAGTTCGGCGGCATCACCGCTCTCCACGCGTTCCTCGGCCTGCAGGCGTACGCCCTCCTCGCGTTCGGACTGACGGGCATCGTCCGCATCTTCCAGGTGAAACGCGACGCCGACCTCTACGACGTCGAAGACCCCGACACCGACCTGAACGACCTCCACGAGAATATGGCCGCGTGGCGGGGACGCCTCCGCATCGGCGTGTTCGGCTACGTGCTGTTCTGGTTCCTCGCGTACGCCGTCGGTCTGTATCGGTACTACGGGCAGTACATCGCTGCCTGA